In the Salvelinus fontinalis isolate EN_2023a chromosome 34, ASM2944872v1, whole genome shotgun sequence genome, one interval contains:
- the LOC129833699 gene encoding cAMP-dependent protein kinase type I-alpha regulatory subunit-like isoform X1 codes for MASGSTSSEEERSLRECELYVQKHNIQQLLKDCIVQLCTSRPDRPMAFLREYFERLEKEEAKQILQQQKSNSRSDSREDEVSPPMNPVVKGRRRRGAISAEVYTEEDAASYVRKVRGGQPSANHASLQVIPKDYKTMAALAKAIEKNVLFAHLDDNERSDIFDAMFSVTYIAGETVIQQGDEGDNFYVIDQGEMDVYVNNEWVTNIGEGGSFGELALIYGTPRAATVRAKSNVKLWGIDRDSYRRILMGSTLRKRKMYEEFLSKVSILESLDKWERLTVADALETVQFEDGQKIVVQGEPGDEFFIILEGSAAVLQRRSEYEEFVEVGRLGPSDYFGEIALLMNRPRAATVVSRGPLKCVKLDRPRFERVLGPCSDILKRNIQQYNSFVSLSV; via the exons ATGGCGTCGGGCAGTACGagcagtgaggaggagaggagtctgAGGGAGTGTGAGCTGTATGTGCAGAAACATAACATCCAACAGCTGCTGAAGGACTGCATCGTACAGCTATGTACCTCCCGGCCAGACAGACCCATGGCCTTCCTCAGAGAGTATTTCGAGAGGCTGGAGAAG gagGAGGCGAAGCAGATCCTTCAGCAGCAGAAGTCCAACTCTCGCTCCGACTCCCGTGAGGATGAAGTGTCTCCTCCCATGAATCCCGTGGTGAAGGGGCGGCGGCGGCGCGGTGCCATCAGCGCCGAGGTCTACACAGAGGAAGACGCCGCCTCCTACGTCAGAAAGGTCAGGGGGGGTCAGCCCTCAGCCAATCACGCATCGCTACAG GTTATTCCTAAAGACTACAAAACGATGGCCGCCCTGGCTAAAGCCATTGAGAAGAACGTGCTGTTTGCTCACCTGGACGACAACGAGAGAAG TGACATCTTTGACGCCATGTTTTCTGTTACCTACATCGCCGGGGAGACGGTCATTCAGCAAG GTGACGAGGGTGATAACTTCTACGTCATCGACCAGGGAGAGATGGAT gtgTATGTGAACAATGAGTGGGTGACCAATATTGGGGAGGGGGGCAGCTTTGGCGAGCTAGCCCTGATCTATGGGACCCCCAGGGCCGCCACGGTCCGAGCCAAGAGCAACGTCAAACTGTGGGGCATCGacagggacagttacaggaggatACTCATG GGAAGCACTTTGAGAAAGCGTAAGATGTATGAGGAATTCCTCAGCAAGGTGTCCATTTTAG AGTCTCTGGACAAGTGGGAGAGGCTGACGGTAGCTGATGCTCTGGAGACCGTTCAGTTTGAGGACGGACAGAAGATCGTGGTTCAGGGTGAACCTGGAGATGAATTCTTCATCATCCTGGAG ggttcAGCGGCCGTGCTTCAGAGACGGTCAGAGTATGAAGAGTTTGTGGAGGTGGGCAGACTGGGGCCCTCCGACTATTTTG GTGAGATCGCCCTGTTGATGAACCGTCCCCGTGCTGCGACCGTGGTCTCCCGCGGCCCTCTGAAGTGTGTCAAGCTGGACCGCCCGCGGTTCGAACGCGTTCTGGGGCCCTGCTCAGACATCCTGAAGAGGAACATTCAACAATACAAcagctttgtctctctctcagtctga
- the zgc:86896 gene encoding actin-related protein 2/3 complex subunit 1A-A, which translates to MSLYSFGLEPLSCHAWNKDRTQIAVSPNSSVVIIYEKKGNEWVKIHELTEHSGRITGVDWAPDSNRIVTCASDRNAYVWTLKDKVWKPTLVLVRINRAATFVKWSPLENKFALGSGARLISVCYFEKENDWWLSKHIKKSIRSTVMCLDWHPNNILLAAGSSDFHCRIFSAYIKEIEDKPGPTAWGAKMPFGEMLLETKDCGGWVHSVSFSPSGDHLAWVAHNSSISVADATQGKEVTQLTTDRLPLVSVLYVSPTEMVAAGHDCCPFQFSYKGPGSLKFVKKLDIPKQTSRGSMSAMQHFRNLDKKATDDESNELGCLHQNSITQLCIVSGTKVHVDKYSSVGLDGAMVLWDFKH; encoded by the exons ATGTCTCTGTACAGCTTTGGGCTGGAGCCTCTCTCCTGCCATGCCTGGAATAAGGACAGGACGC AGATTGCTGTCAGCCCCAACAGCAGTGTGGTGATCATCTATGAGAAGAAGGGGAACGAGTGGGTCAAAATCCACGAGCTGACTGAGCACAGTGGACGAATCACAG GCGTCGACTGGGCTCCGGATTCGAACCGCATCGTGACGTGTGCATCGGACCGTAATGCGTACGTGTGGACCCTGAAGGACAAGGTGTGGAAGCCCACTCTGGTGTTGGTGAGGATCAACCGGGCTGCTACCTTTGTCAAGTGGTCCCCTCTGGAGAATAAGTTTGCCCTGGGCAGCGGAGCTCGCCTTATCTCTGTCTGCTATTTCGAGAAGGAGAACGACTG GTGGCTCAGTAAGCACATAAAGAAGAGCATCCGGTCCACGGTGATGTGTCTGGACTGGCACCCCAACAACATCCTGTTGGCTGCAGGGTCCTCTGACTTCCACTGCAG GATCTTCTCTGCCTACATCAAGGAAATCGAGGACAAACCAGGCCCGACAGCGTGGGGGGCTAAGATGCCATTTGGGGAGATGCTGCTGGAGACCAAGGACTGTGGAGGTTGGGTGCACAGTGTCTCCTTCTCCCCCAGCGGAGACCACCTGGCCTGGGTCGCTCACAACAGCAGCATCAGTGTGGCCGACGCCACCCAGGGGAAaga GGTGACTCAGCTGACAACGGACCGCCTCCCTCTAGTGAGCGTGCTCTATGTGAGCCCCACAGAGATGGTTGCCGCG GGCCATGACTGCTGTCCGTTTCAGTTCTCCTATAAGGGCCCAGGCAGTCTGAAGTTTGTTAAGAAGCTGGACATCCCCAAGCAGACCTCTAGGGGCAGCATGTCCGCCATGCAACACTTCCGCAATCTGGATAAGAAGGCTACTGACGATGAGAGCAACGAGCTGGGCTGCCTGCACCAGAACAGCATCac TCAGCTGTGTATCGTGTCAGGAACTAAGGTCCACGTGGACAAGTACAGCAGTGTGGGTCTGGACGGAGCTATGGTCCTCTGGGACTTCAAG CACTGA
- the LOC129833699 gene encoding cAMP-dependent protein kinase type I-alpha regulatory subunit-like isoform X2, which produces MASGSTSSEEERSLRECELYVQKHNIQQLLKDCIVQLCTSRPDRPMAFLREYFERLEKEEAKQILQQQKSNSRSDSREDEVSPPMNPVVKGRRRRGAISAEVYTEEDAASYVRKVIPKDYKTMAALAKAIEKNVLFAHLDDNERSDIFDAMFSVTYIAGETVIQQGDEGDNFYVIDQGEMDVYVNNEWVTNIGEGGSFGELALIYGTPRAATVRAKSNVKLWGIDRDSYRRILMGSTLRKRKMYEEFLSKVSILESLDKWERLTVADALETVQFEDGQKIVVQGEPGDEFFIILEGSAAVLQRRSEYEEFVEVGRLGPSDYFGEIALLMNRPRAATVVSRGPLKCVKLDRPRFERVLGPCSDILKRNIQQYNSFVSLSV; this is translated from the exons ATGGCGTCGGGCAGTACGagcagtgaggaggagaggagtctgAGGGAGTGTGAGCTGTATGTGCAGAAACATAACATCCAACAGCTGCTGAAGGACTGCATCGTACAGCTATGTACCTCCCGGCCAGACAGACCCATGGCCTTCCTCAGAGAGTATTTCGAGAGGCTGGAGAAG gagGAGGCGAAGCAGATCCTTCAGCAGCAGAAGTCCAACTCTCGCTCCGACTCCCGTGAGGATGAAGTGTCTCCTCCCATGAATCCCGTGGTGAAGGGGCGGCGGCGGCGCGGTGCCATCAGCGCCGAGGTCTACACAGAGGAAGACGCCGCCTCCTACGTCAGAAAG GTTATTCCTAAAGACTACAAAACGATGGCCGCCCTGGCTAAAGCCATTGAGAAGAACGTGCTGTTTGCTCACCTGGACGACAACGAGAGAAG TGACATCTTTGACGCCATGTTTTCTGTTACCTACATCGCCGGGGAGACGGTCATTCAGCAAG GTGACGAGGGTGATAACTTCTACGTCATCGACCAGGGAGAGATGGAT gtgTATGTGAACAATGAGTGGGTGACCAATATTGGGGAGGGGGGCAGCTTTGGCGAGCTAGCCCTGATCTATGGGACCCCCAGGGCCGCCACGGTCCGAGCCAAGAGCAACGTCAAACTGTGGGGCATCGacagggacagttacaggaggatACTCATG GGAAGCACTTTGAGAAAGCGTAAGATGTATGAGGAATTCCTCAGCAAGGTGTCCATTTTAG AGTCTCTGGACAAGTGGGAGAGGCTGACGGTAGCTGATGCTCTGGAGACCGTTCAGTTTGAGGACGGACAGAAGATCGTGGTTCAGGGTGAACCTGGAGATGAATTCTTCATCATCCTGGAG ggttcAGCGGCCGTGCTTCAGAGACGGTCAGAGTATGAAGAGTTTGTGGAGGTGGGCAGACTGGGGCCCTCCGACTATTTTG GTGAGATCGCCCTGTTGATGAACCGTCCCCGTGCTGCGACCGTGGTCTCCCGCGGCCCTCTGAAGTGTGTCAAGCTGGACCGCCCGCGGTTCGAACGCGTTCTGGGGCCCTGCTCAGACATCCTGAAGAGGAACATTCAACAATACAAcagctttgtctctctctcagtctga